From Pongo pygmaeus isolate AG05252 chromosome 1, NHGRI_mPonPyg2-v2.0_pri, whole genome shotgun sequence, one genomic window encodes:
- the LOC129033041 gene encoding LOW QUALITY PROTEIN: olfactory receptor 2T27 (The sequence of the model RefSeq protein was modified relative to this genomic sequence to represent the inferred CDS: inserted 2 bases in 1 codon): MEQSNYSVYADFILLGLFSNARFPWLLFALILLVFVTSVAGNTVMIILIHIDSRLHTPMYFLLSQLSLMDILYISTIVPKMLVDQVMSXRAISFAGCTAQHFLYLTLAGAEFFLLGLMSYDRYVAICNPLHYPVLMSCKICWLIVAAAWLGGCIDGFLLTPVTMQFPFCASREINHFFCEVPALLKLSCMDTSAYETAMYVCCIMMLLIPFSVISSSYTRILITVYRMSEAEGRRKAVATCSSHMVVVSLFYGAAMYTYVLPHSYHTPEQDKAVSAFYTILTPMLNPLIYSLRNKDVTGALQKVVGRCVSSGKVTTF, from the exons ATGGAGCAGAGCAATTATTCCGTGTATGCCGACTTTATCCTTTTGGGTTTGTTCAGCAACGCCCGTTTCCCCTGGCTTCTCTTTGCCCTCATTCTCCTGGTCTTTGTGACCTCTGTAGCCGGCAACACGGTCATGATCATTCTCATCCACATAGACTCCCgcctccacacccccatgtacttccTGCTCAGCCAGCTCTCCCTCATGGACATCCTGTATATTTCCACCATCGTGCCCAAAATGCTGGTCGACCAGGTGATGAG CAGAGCCATTTCCTTTGCAGGATGCACTGCCCAACACTTCCTCTACTTGACCTTAGCAGGGGCTGAGTTCTTCCTCCTAGGACTCATGTCCTATGATCGCTACGTAGCCATCTGCAACCCTCTGCACTATCCTGTCCTCATGAGCTGCAAGATCTGCTGGTTGATTGTGGCGGCAGCCTGGCTGGGAGGGTGTATCGATGGTTTCTTGCTCACCCCTGTCACCATGCAGTTCCCCTTCTGTGCCTCTCGAGAGATCAACCACTTCTTCTGCGAGGTGCCTGCTCTTCTGAAGCTCTCTTGCATGGACACATCAGCCTATGAGACAGCCATGTATGTCTGCTGTATTATGATGCTCCTCATCCCTTTCTCTGTCATCTCAAGCTCTTACACAAGAATTCTCATTACTGTTTATAGGATGAGCGAGGCAGAGGGGAGGCGAAAGGCTGTGGCCACCTGCTCCTCACACATGGTGGTTGTCAGCCTCTTCTATGGGGCTGCCATGTACACATACGTGCTGCCTCACTCTTACCACACCCCTGAGCAGGACAAAGCTGTATCTGCCTTCTATACCATCCTCACTCCTATGCTCAATCCACTCATTTACAGCCTTAGGAACAAGGATGTCACAGGGGCCCTACAGAAGGTTGTGGGGAGGTGTGTGTCCTCAGGAAAGGTAACCACTTTCTAA